In the genome of bacterium, the window ATGATCAGATTCCAACCATCCACTAACACAAACAGCAAGACTTTGAATGGCAGCGAAATCATCACCGGCGGCAACATCATCATACCCATACTCATCAATACCGATGAGATGACCATATCGATCACGAGGAATGGTAAATAGAGCAGGAAGCCGATTTGAAAAGCGACTCGCAGTTCGGATATAACAAACGCGGGAATGATAATCCGCATCGGCAAATCGCCTGCTGTTTGTGGTTGCGGACTACGATCAAGTTTTACGAAAGTCTGCAAGTCTTTTTCACGAGTATTCTTCAGCATGAATTCCCGGAGCGGAACAACCGCTTTTTCATAACTCTCAGTTGTCGAAATCCGCTTCTCTTTGTAGGGCACCCACGCATCCTTGTAGATGCGATCCATTGTCGGATTCATGATAAAAAAAGTGACAAACAGTGCTAAACCAATGATAATCTGATTCGGCGGCATTTGCGGTGTACCCATCGCTTGCCGCAAAAAGTGAAAAACGATTAAAATTCGGGTAAAACTCGTCATCATCACGAGAATAGACGGCGCGATCGAGAGTACCGTCATTAGCAGGAGAATCTGCAGTGTTACCGACAAGTCGCCGGCATCCTTGGCGCG includes:
- the fliP gene encoding flagellar type III secretion system pore protein FliP (The bacterial flagellar biogenesis protein FliP forms a type III secretion system (T3SS)-type pore required for flagellar assembly.) — translated: MSVSDLPLRKWFSCRTITYWLFGLFLFAAPLAFAQTTVLPKFTVGVERAKDAGDLSVTLQILLLMTVLSIAPSILVMMTSFTRILIVFHFLRQAMGTPQMPPNQIIIGLALFVTFFIMNPTMDRIYKDAWVPYKEKRISTTESYEKAVVPLREFMLKNTREKDLQTFVKLDRSPQPQTAGDLPMRIIIPAFVISELRVAFQIGFLLYLPFLVIDMVISSVLMSMGMMMLPPVMISLPFKVLLFVLVDGWNLIITSLVQSFH